Part of the Kineococcus aurantiacus genome, CGGCGTCGGATGGTAGGACTCCCCCAAGTCACCACGCTGCGCACCTTAGGCCTCACGCAGGGTTGTTGTCTGGGGGTTGCGGGAACCGGGTCCGGGACGGGGACGAGCGGTCGACGACCGCGGCGCAGGCCCCCACCCCGGGTGGTGCGTCCCGGCCCGCCGAGTCGACCCGGTCCAGGTGTCGAGGCGGAGCGGTACCGCCGTCCGTCGGATCGCCCAACGGCGCGGGACGGGCCCTACGCGCGCCCCAGCACCTCACCGGCCGCGACGCGCCACCGGTCCTCCCAGTCCCCGATCGGCTCGACCCCGGCCGCGGCGAGCGCCGCCGTGCCCAGCACCGAGAACGCCGGCCGCGGCGCGGGGCGGACGAACTCGGCGCTCGTGACGGGTTTCACCTCGACGTCGCCCAGCCCCGCCGAGGCCACGACCGTGCGCGCGAACTCGAACCAGGAGCAGCGCCCCGCCGACACCGCGTGGTAGGTGCCCGCCGGGGCCGCGGCCTCGACCAGCCGCAGCGCCAGGTCCGCCACGTCGCGGGTCCAGGTGGGCTGGCCGACCTGGTCGTCGACGACGGACAGCGCGCCGCGCTCGCGGCCGAACCGCACCATCGTCTTGGGGAAGCAGCCGCCGTGGGCCCCGTACAGCCAGGCGGTGCGCAGGACGAGGGCGTCGGCCCCGCCGGCCCGCACGGCCCACTCCCCCGCGGCCTTGGTGCGCCCGTACGCGCTGCGGGGCGCGACGGGGGCGTCCTCGGCGTACGGCTCGGTGGCGGTGCCGTCGAAGACGTAGTCGGTGGAGACGTGCACGTACCGCGCCCCGGCGGCCCGGGCCGCGTCGGCCAGGTTGCGGGCCCCGACGGCGTTGACGGCGAACGCGGTCGCCTCGTCGGTCTCGGCGGCGTCGACGGCCGTGTACGCCGTGGCGTTGAGGACGACGTCGGCGGCGGCCTCGCGCACGACCGCCCGCGCGGCGGCCGCGTCGGTGACGTCGAGCTGCGCCCGCGTGAGGGCGACCACCTCGTGCCCCGCCCCGCCGAGGACGTCCACGACGTCCGTCCCGAGCATCCCGCCCGCTCCTGCCACGACCCAGCGCACGTGCGTCCCTCCCGGTGTCCGACCGTCCGGGCGCAGCCTACGGTGACCGCCCGAGCACGGACAGCCCCCACCGCGCTGGGTAGTCTCCGGCGCGTGCAGACACGAGAACTCACCGTCCCCGGTGCCTGGGAGTTCACCCCGCGCCAGTTCGGCGACGACCGCGGGACGTTCATGGAGTGGTTCACCACCGACGCCTTCACCGGGCGGACCGGCCACGACCTCGCGCTGGCCCAGGCGAACTGCTCGGTCTCGGCCGCGGGGGTCCTGCGCGGCGTCCACTACGCCGACGTGCCGCCGGGGCAGGCGAAGTACGTGTTCTGCGCGGCCGGGGCGGTGCTCGACGTCGTCGTGGACCTGCGCGTCGGCTCGCCCACGTTCGGGCGCTGGGACTCGGTGCTGCTCGACGACGTCGACCGCCGCGCGGTGTACCTGTCCGAGGGCCTGGGCCACGCGTTCCTGTCGCTGGCCGACGGGTCCACCGTCGTCTACCTGTGCTCGCAGGGGTACGCCCCCGACCGCGAGCACGGCGTGCACCCGCTCGACCCGGAACTGGGCATCGACTGGCCCACCACCGGCCGCGACGGGCAGCCGCTGGAGTTCACGCTGTCCGGCAAGGACGAGCAGGCCCCCACGCTGCAGCAGGCCCTGGAGGCCGGGGCGCTGCCGCGCGCCGACGAGGTCGCGCGGTTCGTCGCGGGGCTGCGCGTCAGCTGAGCCCGAGCAGGTCGCGCCAGCGGTCCCCGCGCGCGGCCCACGTGTGGCGCCCGGCGAACTCCCGCCGGGCGTCCGCGGCGGACGGGTCGTCCCCGGCGGCCGCCGCGACGGCGGCCTCGCCGAACTTCGCCGGGTCGGCGGCCAGGTCGTCGACGACGCTCACGCCGGGGGCGTCCAGCCAGTCCAGCGCCTCCAGCCGGGTCGAGACGACGGGCAGCCCCGCCGCGAGGTACTCCAGCACCTTCAGCGGGAAGCTGGCCTGGTTGAACTCCGAGAGCGTGTACGGCATCAGCCCCACCGACGCGCGCGCCAGCACCTGCGAGACCTCCTGCGGCGCACGGGGTCCCAGCCAGTGGACCCGCGGGTGGCCGAGCAGTTCGCGCCAGGCGCCGTCCTGGGTGAAGGTGGGCTGGCGGGGGCCGACGACGACGAGGTCGAGCCCGGCGGCGACCACCGCGCGGAAACCCCCGAGGTCGATCCGGTCGGACACCATGCCCAGGAACACCGCGAACGGGCCCGCGGGCAGGTCCAGCGGGGCGGTGGCCGGCGCCGTGAGCTCGGCCCCCGCGGGCACGAGGTGGGCCTGGCGCCCCTGCGCGGCGCACAGCCGCTGCAGCCGGGGCGAGACGACGACCACCTCGTCGGCCAGGGCCAGGCTGCGGTCGCGGCCGCGCCGCAGCCGCTCGGCGGGGACCCCGACGAGCCCGGCCCCGGCGACGTAGTCGTCCTTGACGAGGAACGCCGTGCGGGCCCCGAACGCCCGCGCCAGCGCCCGCAGCGGCCGGCCCACGTTCTGCGCCGAGGCCAGCGCCCGCGGGCGGCGGCGCTCGCGCACCGCGGCCGCCAGGACCGTCGCCGCGACGACCGGCGCGTTGAGGTGGTGCAGCCCCCGGCGGCGGCTGGCGGGCAGCACCCAGGGCGTCACGACGCGCACGCCGCCGGGGGCCGGCACCCGGCGCGCGGGCAGTCGCAGCCCGTCGCCCTTCGTCCACACGGCCGTGGGCGGCTGGACGAACAGCACGTCGTGGGTGCGGGCCAGTTCCCCGGCCAGGCGCTGCTCGTACAGCCGGTGCCCCTCGAAGGCCGTGCTGGACAGGACGACGACCAGGGGCCGGCCGCTCACGCCGCCTCCCGGACCAGCCGGGCCAGGTCGGCGGCCATCCGCGCCGTCGAGAAGCGCTCGCGGACCCGCTGCGCCGCGGCACGTCCCATCGCCGCGGCGCGCTCGGGGTCGGCCAGCAGGCCCGTGACGGCCTCGGCCAGCGCGTCGGCGTCCCCGGGCGGGACGAGCAGCCCCGTCTCGCCGTCGGCGACGTAGTCCGCCATGCCGGGCGTGCCGGTGACGACGACGGGAACGCCGCAGGCCATGGCCTCCAGTGAGGCCGTCAGGCCCGAGCAGTGCACGTTCGGCACGAGCGGCACGACGACGACCCGGGCGCGCCGGTACACCTGCTCGCGCAGCGCGACGTGGTCGAGCTGGACGGTGCGGCTGCGCGGGCCCGCCGGGACCGGCCGGCTGGTGGCGGCGGTCAGCTCCGCGCCCGGGACCGCGCGCAGGACCCGCGGCCACGCGGCGGCCAGCGTCGCGTAGTCGCGGTGCCGGTCGTTGCCGACCGAGGCCACCAGCTCCCCCGCGGGCGGCTCGTCGCGCTCGGTCCAGAAGTCGGTATCGACGCCCTGCGGCACGAGCTGGACCTGCGGGGCGCGCAGCCCCCAGCGCTCCAGCACCGGCAGCTGGGCCGAGGACAGCACGAACAACCGTCCCGCCCGCGGCAGGTAGCGCCGGGTGACCGCCTGCGCCGCAGCCGATCCCCCGTCGGTGGCCCAGACGACGCCGGAGACCACCGGCCGGGAGCGGCCCACCGCGGCCAGGGCGGGGACGCCGAGGCGTTCCTCCCACGTCAGCAGCGGGTCCGACCCGCGCCAGGAGGGGCCGCCGAACCGCAGGCCGTCCAGCAGCTTGCCGGACACCCGCTCCAGCGGGCGCGGGACGCCCACGTCGAGCAGGTTCGGCGCCAGGTCGTGGGCGGCCAGCCGGTCCAGGCCGTAGGGGAAGCGGTCCGGCACGAGCCCGGCGGCGTGCCGCTGCGGCCAGCCGCGCGTGTGGGCCGAGGCGACGGCCACGTCGACGGCGCGGGGCCCGCCGGTGCGCGCGCGGGTCCCGGCGGTGTCGGGCTGCGCGCTCACCCGGCGGCCCGGACCTGCTCGGCGGCGGCGGGGAACTCGCGCAGCAGCCCGCGCGCGGCCTCGACCGCCTCGTCGGCCGTCGTCGCCGTGCGGGTCAGGACGCTGTCGGCGGTCCAGGCCTCGCGGAAGTCGGCGATCTTGCCGTAGGAGTTGTCCAGGACCACGTGCGGGATCCCCAGCAGCAGGCACAGGATGTGCCCGTGCAGGCGGTCGGTGATGACGACCCGGCCGCGGCTGAAGGTGCGCACGCCCGCCTGCAGGTTCTGCCGGGCCATCGCGTCGTAGGTGGCGCGCAGCACCGGCTGCGTCAGCCGGGACGTGGCGGCGCTCTCCACCCGGCGGACCGCGCCGACCGTGCGGCGCTTGAGCGTCCAGGCGCGGTGGTCGAAGGCGTGCGTCCCCCAGTCGGTGACGGTCATCCCGGCGGCGCGGAACGTCGCGGCGTGCCCGACGCCCTCGCGGTCGTCGCGCATGAGGCACAGGACGTCGACCTCGGCGGGACCGGTGCGCGCCAGCGGCCCCAGGCCGAAGGCGGCGTCGGGCACGAGGCTGACGGCGGCGTCGGGGAACATCCGCTCGGCCTCGGCCAGCGACCGGCGGTCGCGGACCATGAGGTGCAGGTCGCGGTGGGCGCGCAGGGCGGCCGAACCGGCGGCGGCCCCGGCCGGGTCGGAGTACCAGATCGACTGCGGCAGCTGCACGATGCGCTGGTCGGGGAAGCGGCGGGCGACGTCCTCGCGGAACCGCTGGTAGTCCGGCCAGACGTCGCCGAAGTTCCCGCCGCCGTGCAGCAGGACCGGGTGCGCGCCGTTGCGGGCGCGCAGGGCGCCCGGGACGAGGGAGTGGTGCTCGCAGGCGTAGTCGACGCGGGTCCCGGCCCGCTCCAGCAGAGCCCGCTCACCGAGCCAGATGAGGGAGTCCCCGACGTTCTTGTGCCCGGGGAAGTCCAGGAGCGCGGCGCGGTCGGAGCCGAGGGCCGCGCTGACGGACTCCTGCCAGCGGGTGCCGAGGCGGTGGACGAGGGCCGCATCCGGACGGGTGACGGTCATGCCGGGAGTGTAGGGGGACGACCACTGCCGGTCACCGGCCTGCCGCTGCGCAGCGCGCTGCGCAGGTTCACGCCCACGAACAGCACCCGGGCCGTGGTGTGCGCCAGCAGGTACCGGGCGCGGCGCCCCGGGGAGGTGAGGACCCCGTCGCGGACGGGCGGCCGCACGACCGCCTGCCCGGCCAGCCGCACGTGCGCGGCGGCCACCCCCGCGAAGTGGCGGCGCCCGCGGCCGCGGGCGGTGTCGACGTCGCACCGGCCCCGGGCCACCCGCAGCGTCTTGGACACCATCGCCGGCCAGGTCGAGCGGGCCGGGTGGTGCACCACGGCGTCCGCGGCGTAGCCCTGCGCCCCGCCGTGCGCCCGCACCCGCTGCCCCCACTCGGCGTCCCCGCGCGAGGTCAGGGAGGCGTCGAACGGGCCCACCTCGGCCAGCGTCGAGCGCCAGGTGAGGAGGTTGGCGGTCACGGCGAAGTGCTGCTTGGCCAGGTACTCCTGCTGCGGGAAGGCGTGGGCCGCCTCGTACAGCTCCCACGCGGTCCGCGGCGTGCCGCCGGCGAAGGTCAGCTCCACCGCTCCCCCGACCATGGCGACGCCGGTCCCGGTGCGCCGCAGCGCCTCCACCCCGCGCGTGAGCCAGTCCGGCTCGGGCGTGCAGTCGGCGTCGGTGAAGGCGACCACCTCGACGGGTCCGGCGGTGGGCCCGGCGGTGGGGTCGTCCTCCAGCGCGGCCAGGGCGCGGTTGCGGGCGCGGTAGGAGCCGGGGACCGGTTCGGACAGCAGGGCGAAGCGGGCGTCGTCGGGCAGCGCGGGGGCCAGGTCCGCCGTGGAGGCGTTGTCGACCACGAGGACCCGCACCGGGCCGGGGTAGTCCTGGTCGCGCAGGGCCCGCAGGCAGCGTCCCAGCTCGGCCACCCCGGCCGGCCCGGAGGCGTGCGCGGGCACGACGACGGCCACGGCGGGCCAGGTGGAGGAGGTGGTCACGGGGGCGGATCCTGCTACGCCTCGTCGCCGCCGTGCAACGCAGCGTCGGTCGGGGGTCCACCGACCTCGATGACCGAGAGCGACCGGTGTGCGACGATGCGCGCACCGCCGCCGACGGAGGGAGACACATGTCGACGCCCGAGTCGGCGCCGCACGCCACGAGCACGACGCAGGCCCCCGCGCCCGCCGCCACGGCCCCCTTCGTCGACGTGGTCGTCCCCGTCAAGGACGACCCGCGGCTGGAGGGCTGCGTGCGGGCCCTGCTGGCCCAGGACCACCCCGCCGACCGGTTCCGGGTCATCGTCGCCGACAACGGCTCCGCCGACCCCCGCCTGGACCTGGCCGACCTCGACCCGCGCGTCAGCGTCGTCGTCGAACCCCGCCCCGGCTCCTACGCCGCGCGCAACGCCGCGGTCCGGCTGGCCCGCGGCGACGTCCTGGCCTTCACCGACTCCGACACCGTCCCGGACCCGGCGTGGCTGTCCGGGGCCGTGCGCGCCCTGCGCTCGGGCGCCGACATCGTCGCCGGGCGGGTCCGGGTCTACCCGCGCGACCCCGCCCGCCCCCACCCCGTGGAGGCCTTCGAGGTCGTCAACGCCTTCCGGCAGGACCGCACCGTGCCGCGCGGTTTCGCCGTGACGGCCAACGTCGTGGTGCGCCGGGAGGTGTTCGACGCCGTCGGCCCCTTCAACGACGCGCTGCCCTCAGGCGGGGACGCGGAGTGGTGCGGCCGGGCCGTGGCCGCCGGGTACCGGCTCACCTACGTCGAGGACGCCGTCGTGGCCCACCCCGCCCGGGACTCCTACGCCGAGGCGTGGAAGAAGCTGTGCCGGGTCCAGCTCGGGCGGCAGCTGCGGGTCCGGGCCGGGGAGGACCCGCCCGGCGCCCTGACGCTCAAGGCCTTCGCCCCGCCCCTGGGCTCGCTGGTGCGCGCCGTGCGGGCCCGCGAGCTGACCGGCGCCCGCGCGCGGGCCGCGTACGTCGTCGGCGCGTTCTACATGCGCTACGGGCGCGCCGCCGCGGCCGTGAAGTACCGCTGAGACCGCCGGGAAGCCCGGGACGACCCGTGACCACCGCACCCGCCGGCGCCGCGGCCGGGACGCCGGACGCGCCCGGCCCCACCCCGCCGCCCCGCGTCGACGGCCTGAGCATCGCCCGCGAGCGCCGCGCGCGCCGCCGCCGGCTGCGGTCCCTGCCCGCGCTGGTCGTCGAGGCGCTGCGGCTGTGCTGGAGCGCGCGCCGGCGCGACCTCGTGCTGGTGTTCGGGGTGCAGCTGCTGGGCTCGGCGCTGCTGGGCGTGCAGGTCCTGGTGGGGCGCGAGGCCCTGGCCCGGGTGTTCACCGGTTCCGGCGCCGGCGCGGACGGGGACCTGCTGCGGGCCGTCGGCGGGCCGCTGCTGGCGCTGGCGGGCCTGAGCGTGCTCGCCGGTCTGGCCGGCGCGGTCCGCGGCCAGCGGGTCCGGCTGCTGTCCGAGGCGGTGCAGCGCGCCGTGTGGCGGCGCGTCGTGGACACCACCACGGCCGTCCCCCTGGAGCGCTTCGACGACCCGCAGTTCCACGACCGCCTCCAGCGCGTCGCCACCAACGCCGTGTCCCGGCCGGTCGGGGTCGCCCAGGGTCTGGTCTCGATCCTCGGCGGGGTCGTCGGGGCGGTGGGGCTGGTCCTCGCCCTGTGGACCATCGAGCCGCTGCTGCTGCCGCTGCTGGCGCTGGCCGCGGTCCCGGTGCTGCTCGTCTCCCGGCGCGGCGGCCGGCTGGAGTTCGACTTCGCGGTGGCCCAGTCGGGGCCCTACCGGGTGCGCACGTACCTGCGCT contains:
- the rfbD gene encoding dTDP-4-dehydrorhamnose reductase — protein: MRWVVAGAGGMLGTDVVDVLGGAGHEVVALTRAQLDVTDAAAARAVVREAAADVVLNATAYTAVDAAETDEATAFAVNAVGARNLADAARAAGARYVHVSTDYVFDGTATEPYAEDAPVAPRSAYGRTKAAGEWAVRAGGADALVLRTAWLYGAHGGCFPKTMVRFGRERGALSVVDDQVGQPTWTRDVADLALRLVEAAAPAGTYHAVSAGRCSWFEFARTVVASAGLGDVEVKPVTSAEFVRPAPRPAFSVLGTAALAAAGVEPIGDWEDRWRVAAGEVLGRA
- a CDS encoding dTDP-4-dehydrorhamnose 3,5-epimerase family protein — translated: MQTRELTVPGAWEFTPRQFGDDRGTFMEWFTTDAFTGRTGHDLALAQANCSVSAAGVLRGVHYADVPPGQAKYVFCAAGAVLDVVVDLRVGSPTFGRWDSVLLDDVDRRAVYLSEGLGHAFLSLADGSTVVYLCSQGYAPDREHGVHPLDPELGIDWPTTGRDGQPLEFTLSGKDEQAPTLQQALEAGALPRADEVARFVAGLRVS
- a CDS encoding glycosyltransferase, with the protein product MSGRPLVVVLSSTAFEGHRLYEQRLAGELARTHDVLFVQPPTAVWTKGDGLRLPARRVPAPGGVRVVTPWVLPASRRRGLHHLNAPVVAATVLAAAVRERRRPRALASAQNVGRPLRALARAFGARTAFLVKDDYVAGAGLVGVPAERLRRGRDRSLALADEVVVVSPRLQRLCAAQGRQAHLVPAGAELTAPATAPLDLPAGPFAVFLGMVSDRIDLGGFRAVVAAGLDLVVVGPRQPTFTQDGAWRELLGHPRVHWLGPRAPQEVSQVLARASVGLMPYTLSEFNQASFPLKVLEYLAAGLPVVSTRLEALDWLDAPGVSVVDDLAADPAKFGEAAVAAAAGDDPSAADARREFAGRHTWAARGDRWRDLLGLS
- a CDS encoding glycosyltransferase, translating into MSAQPDTAGTRARTGGPRAVDVAVASAHTRGWPQRHAAGLVPDRFPYGLDRLAAHDLAPNLLDVGVPRPLERVSGKLLDGLRFGGPSWRGSDPLLTWEERLGVPALAAVGRSRPVVSGVVWATDGGSAAAQAVTRRYLPRAGRLFVLSSAQLPVLERWGLRAPQVQLVPQGVDTDFWTERDEPPAGELVASVGNDRHRDYATLAAAWPRVLRAVPGAELTAATSRPVPAGPRSRTVQLDHVALREQVYRRARVVVVPLVPNVHCSGLTASLEAMACGVPVVVTGTPGMADYVADGETGLLVPPGDADALAEAVTGLLADPERAAAMGRAAAQRVRERFSTARMAADLARLVREAA
- a CDS encoding polysaccharide pyruvyl transferase family protein, which translates into the protein MTVTRPDAALVHRLGTRWQESVSAALGSDRAALLDFPGHKNVGDSLIWLGERALLERAGTRVDYACEHHSLVPGALRARNGAHPVLLHGGGNFGDVWPDYQRFREDVARRFPDQRIVQLPQSIWYSDPAGAAAGSAALRAHRDLHLMVRDRRSLAEAERMFPDAAVSLVPDAAFGLGPLARTGPAEVDVLCLMRDDREGVGHAATFRAAGMTVTDWGTHAFDHRAWTLKRRTVGAVRRVESAATSRLTQPVLRATYDAMARQNLQAGVRTFSRGRVVITDRLHGHILCLLLGIPHVVLDNSYGKIADFREAWTADSVLTRTATTADEAVEAARGLLREFPAAAEQVRAAG
- a CDS encoding glycosyltransferase gives rise to the protein MTTSSTWPAVAVVVPAHASGPAGVAELGRCLRALRDQDYPGPVRVLVVDNASTADLAPALPDDARFALLSEPVPGSYRARNRALAALEDDPTAGPTAGPVEVVAFTDADCTPEPDWLTRGVEALRRTGTGVAMVGGAVELTFAGGTPRTAWELYEAAHAFPQQEYLAKQHFAVTANLLTWRSTLAEVGPFDASLTSRGDAEWGQRVRAHGGAQGYAADAVVHHPARSTWPAMVSKTLRVARGRCDVDTARGRGRRHFAGVAAAHVRLAGQAVVRPPVRDGVLTSPGRRARYLLAHTTARVLFVGVNLRSALRSGRPVTGSGRPPTLPA
- a CDS encoding glycosyltransferase; this encodes MSTPESAPHATSTTQAPAPAATAPFVDVVVPVKDDPRLEGCVRALLAQDHPADRFRVIVADNGSADPRLDLADLDPRVSVVVEPRPGSYAARNAAVRLARGDVLAFTDSDTVPDPAWLSGAVRALRSGADIVAGRVRVYPRDPARPHPVEAFEVVNAFRQDRTVPRGFAVTANVVVRREVFDAVGPFNDALPSGGDAEWCGRAVAAGYRLTYVEDAVVAHPARDSYAEAWKKLCRVQLGRQLRVRAGEDPPGALTLKAFAPPLGSLVRAVRARELTGARARAAYVVGAFYMRYGRAAAAVKYR